A genomic stretch from Telmatocola sphagniphila includes:
- a CDS encoding RCC1 domain-containing protein: MPLFISYSRYFLLSQMIKNHQIAIISCPFRIPSITLSSHINFDRNFNMPRILFAWTLTLILLPTSAQAQYVASWGDDTEGQLGNGSIGTNSGYPAIVPGLPSGATGIATGSSHCLALINGQVYAWGYNLYGQLGIGSNATNVTTPTAITSLATGVTAIAAGDSFSLAIQNGKVYSWGHGNVGQLGNGGTNSSNAPVAVSVLTSGVTAIAAGAGHALAIQNGQVYAWGSNTYGQLGDGTTTTRTTPVAIGGLNIGITSISAGNGFSLAVQNGQALAWGYNIYGQLGDGTTTNRSTPVAVSGLTTGVTAVAAGENHSLAIQNGHVYAWGSNGLGQLGNGTTNPSLTPVAVTGLSGLTITSIACGASSSYAITDTGRLFAWGYNTDGELGNGFGFSYSTPQEIFAPSGDHWAMVTGSIDGFQTLGIVSPVPEPGFILGVAALALISLLGYSNRKKSLSAT; encoded by the coding sequence ATGCCTTTGTTTATTTCTTATTCACGGTATTTTCTGCTTTCACAAATGATTAAAAACCATCAGATTGCCATCATTTCGTGTCCATTTCGTATTCCCTCAATAACTTTATCCTCACACATAAATTTTGATCGGAACTTTAATATGCCTAGAATTTTATTTGCTTGGACTTTAACACTCATTTTACTGCCGACTTCTGCCCAAGCTCAATATGTCGCTTCGTGGGGCGATGACACAGAAGGCCAGTTGGGAAATGGCTCAATCGGAACCAACTCCGGATACCCCGCGATTGTTCCAGGTCTTCCTAGTGGAGCGACCGGAATTGCAACCGGGTCATCTCACTGTCTGGCTCTAATCAACGGCCAGGTCTATGCTTGGGGTTACAACCTCTACGGTCAACTCGGGATCGGATCGAACGCAACCAATGTGACTACTCCTACTGCGATTACGAGCTTAGCCACTGGAGTTACTGCGATAGCTGCAGGTGACTCCTTTAGTTTGGCAATTCAAAATGGAAAAGTCTATTCCTGGGGTCACGGGAACGTTGGGCAGTTAGGGAATGGTGGCACTAACTCTTCAAATGCGCCCGTGGCAGTCAGTGTCCTGACAAGTGGCGTGACCGCAATCGCTGCGGGAGCAGGCCACGCCTTAGCGATTCAGAATGGCCAAGTGTATGCTTGGGGATCAAACACATATGGGCAATTGGGGGATGGAACTACCACAACTCGAACGACGCCTGTGGCCATTGGTGGATTAAACATCGGTATTACTTCCATTTCGGCCGGGAACGGATTCAGCCTGGCCGTACAGAATGGGCAGGCTTTGGCTTGGGGATATAACATCTATGGGCAACTCGGCGATGGAACTACCACAAATCGCTCGACGCCCGTCGCTGTAAGTGGCTTAACAACGGGCGTGACTGCGGTCGCTGCTGGTGAAAACCACAGCCTAGCAATACAGAATGGGCATGTTTACGCCTGGGGTTCTAACGGCCTGGGACAGCTTGGAAACGGAACTACGAATCCAAGCCTGACGCCTGTGGCAGTTACGGGACTCAGTGGATTGACGATTACTTCAATAGCTTGCGGGGCGAGCAGTAGTTATGCCATTACTGATACCGGCAGGTTATTTGCTTGGGGTTACAATACTGACGGAGAATTAGGAAATGGATTCGGATTTTCGTACAGCACCCCTCAAGAAATATTTGCTCCTTCGGGGGATCATTGGGCAATGGTCACCGGCTCGATAGATGGTTTCCAGACTTTGGGAATCGTTTCACCCGTTCCAGAACCTGGTTTCATTCTCGGAGTCGCAGCTTTGGCTCTTATCTCTCTGCTCGGATATTCAAATCGCAAGAAGTCACTCTCAGCAACCTGA